One stretch of Alphaproteobacteria bacterium DNA includes these proteins:
- the murC gene encoding UDP-N-acetylmuramate--L-alanine ligase: MRSLPLDIGVIHFVGIGGIGMSGIAEVMHNLGYQVQGSDAAQGANVQRLQALGIKIDQGHTAEHLGQAEVVVVSSAVKADNAEVVAARERFLPVVPRAEMLAELMRLKWCVAVGGTHGKTTTTSLVAALLEAASFDPTVINGGIINAYGTNARLGAGDWMVVEADESDGTFVRLPATIAVVTNIDPEHLDFYGDFENLRLAFRAFIENVPFYGAAILCIDHPEVQAMVARISGRRIVTYGSSPQADVRLLQMRQAAGGSHFDVMLNDRQSGGSERLDNLRLPMPGAHNVMNALATLAVAREMGIGVDVVRRALESFSGVKRRFSRTGEGAGITVIDDYAHHPVEIAAVLRAAREAYAGRLVAIVQPHRYSRLRDLFEEFCTCFNDADTVIVAAVYAAGEEPIAGFDRDSLVAGLRRHGHRHVVALEGPGELASAVAAAAGSGDLAVCLGAGNITTWAHELPQQLAAAKPKSKEARG; the protein is encoded by the coding sequence ATGAGATCGCTGCCCCTCGACATCGGCGTGATTCATTTCGTCGGCATCGGCGGCATCGGCATGAGCGGCATCGCCGAGGTCATGCACAATCTGGGCTACCAGGTGCAGGGCAGCGACGCCGCCCAGGGCGCCAATGTCCAGCGCCTGCAGGCCCTGGGCATAAAGATCGATCAGGGCCACACCGCCGAGCACCTGGGCCAGGCCGAGGTGGTGGTGGTGTCGTCCGCCGTCAAGGCCGACAACGCCGAGGTCGTGGCGGCTCGAGAACGCTTCCTGCCGGTGGTGCCCCGGGCCGAGATGCTGGCCGAGCTGATGCGCCTGAAGTGGTGCGTGGCGGTCGGCGGCACCCACGGTAAGACCACTACCACGTCGCTGGTGGCGGCGTTGCTGGAGGCGGCGAGCTTCGATCCCACGGTGATCAACGGCGGCATCATCAACGCCTACGGCACCAATGCGCGCCTCGGTGCCGGCGACTGGATGGTGGTCGAGGCCGACGAATCCGATGGCACCTTCGTGCGCCTGCCGGCGACCATCGCCGTGGTCACCAACATCGATCCCGAACACCTGGATTTCTACGGCGACTTCGAAAACCTGCGCCTCGCTTTTCGGGCCTTCATCGAAAACGTGCCCTTCTACGGCGCTGCCATCCTTTGTATCGATCATCCCGAGGTGCAGGCCATGGTGGCGCGCATTTCGGGCCGGCGCATCGTCACCTACGGCTCCAGCCCGCAAGCCGACGTGCGCCTTTTGCAGATGCGTCAGGCCGCCGGCGGCAGCCATTTCGACGTCATGTTGAACGACCGCCAAAGCGGCGGCAGCGAACGCCTCGACAACCTGCGCCTGCCCATGCCCGGCGCCCACAACGTCATGAACGCCCTGGCGACGCTGGCGGTGGCCCGCGAAATGGGTATCGGCGTCGACGTCGTGCGCCGGGCGCTGGAAAGCTTCAGCGGCGTCAAACGGCGCTTCAGCCGCACCGGCGAGGGCGCCGGCATCACCGTGATCGACGACTATGCCCACCACCCGGTGGAGATCGCGGCCGTGCTCAGAGCGGCCCGCGAGGCCTATGCCGGACGCCTGGTGGCCATCGTCCAGCCCCACCGCTACAGCCGGCTACGCGACCTCTTCGAAGAATTCTGCACCTGCTTCAACGATGCCGACACGGTGATCGTGGCTGCCGTCTACGCCGCCGGCGAGGAACCTATTGCCGGCTTTGACCGCGACAGCCTGGTGGCCGGCCTGAGACGGCACGGCCATCGCCACGTGGTCGCCCTGGAGGGGCCGGGCGAGCTGGCCTCGGCGGTGGCGGCGGCGGCCGGCAGCGGCGACCTGGCGGTCTGCCTGGGGGCCGGAAACATCACCACCTGGGCCCACGAGCTGCCCCAGCAACTAGCAGCCGCCAAACCCAAATCAAAGGAGGCCCGGGGATGA
- a CDS encoding D-alanine--D-alanine ligase codes for MSRHVAILMGGWSAEREVSLVSGAAVAEALVELGHRVSPIDVDRNAGREITELGPDVVFNALHGRYGEDGCFQGLLEVLGIPYTHSGVLASALAMDKPMAKTLFAREGLRCAEGRVVHRDEVLADEVMEAPYVIKPLNEGSSVGVKIVLEGDNCEPQADEPWNFGDQVLVERYIPGREIHVAVMGDAAVGAVEIRPKGRFYDYQAKYTEGFAEHLMPAPMAPERYRESLDIALRAHVALGCRGVSRADLRFDEESAEEGGFYLLEINTQPGLTPLSLVPEIAAHSGIGFVELVEWMLEDAGCQR; via the coding sequence TTGAGCCGCCACGTCGCCATACTGATGGGCGGCTGGTCCGCCGAACGCGAGGTCTCGCTGGTCTCGGGCGCCGCCGTGGCCGAGGCGCTGGTCGAGCTCGGCCACCGCGTCAGCCCGATCGACGTCGACCGCAACGCCGGACGCGAGATCACGGAGCTGGGGCCCGACGTGGTCTTCAATGCGCTGCATGGCCGCTACGGCGAGGACGGCTGCTTCCAGGGACTGCTGGAGGTGCTGGGCATTCCCTACACCCACTCCGGCGTGCTGGCCTCGGCCCTGGCCATGGACAAGCCCATGGCCAAGACGCTGTTCGCCCGCGAGGGGCTGCGCTGCGCCGAGGGCCGGGTGGTGCACCGCGACGAGGTGCTGGCCGACGAGGTCATGGAGGCGCCCTACGTCATCAAGCCCCTCAACGAGGGCTCCAGCGTCGGCGTCAAGATCGTGCTGGAGGGCGACAATTGCGAGCCCCAGGCGGACGAGCCCTGGAACTTCGGCGATCAGGTACTTGTGGAACGCTACATCCCGGGCCGCGAGATCCACGTGGCGGTGATGGGCGATGCCGCCGTGGGGGCCGTCGAAATCCGCCCCAAGGGCCGCTTCTACGACTACCAGGCCAAATACACCGAGGGCTTCGCCGAGCACCTGATGCCGGCCCCCATGGCGCCCGAGCGCTACCGCGAAAGCCTCGACATCGCGCTGCGGGCCCACGTCGCGCTGGGCTGTCGCGGGGTCAGCCGGGCCGATCTGCGCTTCGACGAGGAAAGCGCCGAGGAGGGCGGTTTTTATCTGCTCGAAATCAACACCCAACCGGGCCTGACGCCACTCTCGCTGGTGCCCGAAATAGCCGCCCATTCCGGCATCGGCTTCGTCGAGCTGGTGGAATGGATGCTGGAGGACGCCGGATGCCAGCGTTGA
- the murG gene encoding undecaprenyldiphospho-muramoylpentapeptide beta-N-acetylglucosaminyltransferase translates to MAGRVILAAGGTGGHLFPAEALAEELLARGHQPVLLTDSRGADLGTVLGNIERHTVRAGTVTGRSIGGRIRGMAEIAAGTLQAGRLLGRLTPLAVVGFGGYPSLPTMLAATRAGLATVIHEQNAVLGRVNRLLAGRVTAIALSFTETARLRPGDAAKVSLIGNPVRQAVQAVRHIAYLAPPPEAAINLLVLGGSQGAQVLADVVPAALGLLPEALRRRIRLTQQCRPEDLERVREACAQMAIAADLASFFADLPARLAATHLAITRAGASTVSELAVAGRPALLVPLPSATDDHQTANARLLEAAGGGWLVPQPRFQPQPLCETIAALTGDPHFLASTAEKARQMGRPEAAHDLASLVESLANESQSRHNAGAPSSQGAAPRAAVEPEVERREVAA, encoded by the coding sequence ATGGCCGGCCGCGTCATCCTGGCGGCCGGCGGCACCGGCGGTCACCTCTTTCCGGCCGAGGCTCTGGCCGAGGAGTTGCTGGCGCGGGGCCACCAGCCGGTGCTGCTGACCGACAGCCGCGGCGCCGATCTGGGCACCGTCCTGGGCAACATCGAACGCCACACCGTGCGCGCCGGCACCGTCACCGGCCGCTCCATCGGCGGCCGCATCCGGGGCATGGCGGAGATCGCCGCCGGCACCCTGCAGGCCGGCCGGCTGCTGGGCCGCCTCACGCCATTGGCCGTGGTCGGCTTCGGCGGCTATCCCTCGCTGCCCACCATGCTGGCGGCGACGCGGGCCGGTCTGGCCACGGTGATCCACGAACAGAACGCCGTGCTGGGCCGGGTCAACCGGTTGTTGGCCGGCCGCGTCACGGCCATCGCGCTGTCGTTCACTGAAACCGCCCGGCTGCGCCCAGGCGACGCCGCCAAGGTCTCGCTGATCGGCAATCCAGTGCGCCAGGCGGTTCAGGCGGTGCGCCACATCGCCTACCTGGCACCGCCACCCGAAGCCGCCATCAACCTCTTGGTGCTGGGCGGCAGCCAGGGCGCCCAGGTCCTGGCCGACGTGGTGCCGGCGGCGCTGGGCCTGCTGCCCGAGGCGCTGCGCCGCCGCATCCGCTTGACCCAGCAGTGCCGCCCCGAGGACCTGGAACGGGTGCGCGAGGCCTGCGCGCAGATGGCCATCGCCGCCGACCTGGCGAGCTTTTTCGCCGACCTGCCGGCGCGGCTGGCGGCCACCCACCTGGCCATCACTCGGGCCGGCGCCTCGACGGTCAGCGAATTGGCGGTAGCCGGTCGGCCGGCGCTCCTGGTGCCGCTGCCCTCGGCCACCGACGACCACCAGACGGCCAATGCCCGGTTGCTGGAAGCGGCCGGCGGCGGCTGGCTGGTGCCGCAGCCGCGCTTCCAGCCCCAGCCCTTGTGCGAAACCATCGCGGCCCTGACCGGCGACCCCCACTTCCTGGCCAGCACGGCCGAAAAGGCGCGCCAGATGGGACGGCCCGAGGCGGCCCACGACCTGGCCTCGCTGGTCGAGAGCCTGGCCAACGAGAGCCAGAGCCGGCATAACGCCGGCGCGCCAAGCAGCCAAGGCGCGGCGCCGCGGGCGGCAGTCGAACCCGAGGTCGAGCGGCGCGAGGTGGCGGCATGA
- the ftsW gene encoding putative lipid II flippase FtsW: MTVPAVSDNSLVSRWWWTVDRWTLLAVGLLAALGAVLVMAASPAVADRIGLASFHFVQRQLIYLGPALALIVGVSLLSPLAVRRLATLCLLAAVLLMLTALVFGVEINGARRWISFGPFVIQPSEFVKPCLAVITAWMFSEQVRSPGFPGQLISALLLVIVLALLMAQPDFGMAVVVAAVWFAQFFMAGVAMAWIGGLAFLSLAGAATAYALLPHVASRIDRFLDPAAGDSFQVDTSLEAFRSGGLFGRGPGEGTVKSVLPDAHTDFIFAVAGEEFGLIVCLFIVLLFAFIVLRGFSRMLGEPSYFVLLATSGLLVQFGMQAVINMGVNLRLMPAKGMTLPFISYGGSSLIALALTMGMVLAFTRRRDGRRPV; encoded by the coding sequence ATGACCGTGCCGGCCGTCAGCGACAATTCCCTGGTCAGCCGCTGGTGGTGGACGGTGGACCGCTGGACGCTGTTGGCCGTCGGCCTGCTGGCTGCGCTGGGCGCCGTCCTGGTGATGGCAGCCAGCCCGGCGGTGGCTGACCGCATCGGCCTGGCCTCCTTTCATTTCGTGCAGCGCCAGCTGATCTACCTGGGACCCGCCCTGGCCCTGATCGTCGGCGTCTCGCTGCTCTCGCCCCTGGCCGTGCGCCGGTTGGCCACGCTGTGCCTGCTGGCGGCGGTGCTGCTGATGCTGACGGCGCTTGTTTTCGGGGTCGAGATCAACGGCGCCCGGCGCTGGATCAGCTTCGGTCCCTTCGTCATCCAACCCTCCGAATTCGTCAAGCCCTGCCTGGCCGTGATCACCGCCTGGATGTTCTCCGAGCAGGTCCGCAGCCCCGGCTTTCCCGGCCAGTTGATCTCGGCCCTGCTGCTGGTCATCGTGCTGGCGCTGCTGATGGCGCAGCCCGATTTCGGCATGGCCGTGGTGGTCGCCGCGGTCTGGTTCGCTCAGTTCTTCATGGCCGGCGTGGCCATGGCCTGGATCGGTGGCCTGGCCTTCCTCAGTCTGGCCGGCGCCGCCACGGCCTATGCCTTGCTGCCCCACGTGGCCAGCCGCATCGATCGCTTTCTCGACCCCGCGGCCGGCGACAGCTTCCAGGTCGACACCTCGCTGGAGGCCTTTCGTTCGGGCGGCCTTTTCGGCCGGGGACCCGGAGAAGGCACGGTCAAATCGGTGCTGCCCGACGCCCACACCGATTTCATCTTCGCCGTCGCCGGCGAGGAGTTCGGCCTGATCGTCTGTCTTTTCATCGTGCTGCTGTTCGCCTTCATCGTGCTGCGCGGCTTCAGCCGCATGCTCGGCGAGCCGAGCTATTTCGTGCTTCTGGCGACGTCCGGCCTGCTGGTCCAGTTCGGCATGCAGGCAGTCATCAACATGGGCGTCAATCTGCGCCTGATGCCGGCCAAGGGCATGACGCTTCCCTTCATCTCCTACGGCGGCTCATCGCTGATCGCCCTGGCGCTCACCATGGGCATGGTGCTGGCCTTTACGCGCCGCCGCGACGGCCGGAGGCCGGTCTGA
- the ftsA gene encoding cell division protein FtsA, with protein MNGINKRGTARSGTMAALDIGSRKVCCFIAHIDAAGSSRVVGIGHQISEGLRGGAVVDLEATVAAITAAVAAAERMAEVNVKRVLVSFSCGDPASHTVGVEVPVSGHEISDADLRRVLAQGRPRAENGEREVAHAVPVGFRVDGASGVRDPRGMFGSRLGVDIHVVTAGVGAMRNLRICLERAHLDVEETLISSYASGLSVLDEDELNLGVTVIDMGGGTTSIAVFYEGDLHFADVVTLGGQHVTNDIARGLATPVAHAERMKTLYGTATASPADESAMIDVPRVGETEQAEPNHVPRSVLSSIIQPRAEEILEFVRERLELSGYARTAGRRVVLTGGASQLTGMRELAARVLDKQVRMGRPVHIQGLAEATGGPAFATCAGLLCHAAQGRSALLEAAETAPRQGLARVGHWLRENF; from the coding sequence GTGAACGGCATCAACAAACGCGGCACCGCACGTAGCGGAACAATGGCCGCCCTCGACATCGGCAGCCGCAAGGTCTGCTGCTTTATCGCCCACATCGACGCCGCCGGCAGCAGCCGTGTGGTCGGCATCGGCCACCAGATCTCGGAGGGCCTGCGGGGCGGCGCCGTGGTCGATCTGGAAGCCACGGTGGCAGCGATCACCGCCGCCGTGGCGGCGGCCGAGCGCATGGCCGAGGTCAATGTCAAGCGGGTGCTGGTGAGTTTCTCCTGTGGCGACCCGGCTTCGCACACGGTCGGCGTCGAGGTGCCCGTCTCGGGCCACGAGATCAGCGACGCCGACCTGCGCCGGGTGCTGGCCCAGGGTCGGCCGCGAGCCGAAAACGGCGAACGCGAGGTGGCCCATGCCGTGCCCGTGGGCTTTCGCGTCGACGGCGCCAGCGGTGTGCGCGATCCGCGCGGCATGTTCGGCTCTCGTCTGGGTGTCGACATTCACGTCGTGACCGCCGGCGTCGGCGCCATGCGCAACCTCAGAATCTGTCTCGAACGGGCCCATCTCGACGTCGAGGAAACGCTGATTTCGAGCTACGCCTCGGGACTTTCCGTGCTCGACGAGGACGAGTTGAACCTGGGCGTCACGGTCATCGACATGGGTGGCGGCACCACCTCGATCGCCGTGTTCTACGAGGGCGATCTGCATTTCGCCGACGTGGTCACGCTGGGTGGCCAGCACGTCACCAACGATATCGCTCGCGGCCTGGCCACTCCGGTGGCCCATGCCGAGCGCATGAAGACACTGTATGGCACGGCCACCGCCAGCCCCGCCGACGAGAGCGCCATGATCGACGTTCCCAGGGTCGGCGAAACCGAACAGGCCGAGCCCAACCACGTGCCGCGTTCGGTGCTGAGCTCCATCATCCAGCCCCGCGCCGAGGAGATCCTCGAGTTCGTGCGCGAGCGCCTCGAGCTCTCGGGCTACGCCCGCACGGCCGGCCGCCGGGTGGTGCTGACCGGCGGCGCCAGCCAGCTCACCGGCATGCGCGAATTGGCCGCCCGGGTGCTCGACAAACAGGTCCGCATGGGCCGGCCGGTGCATATCCAGGGACTGGCCGAAGCCACTGGCGGTCCCGCTTTCGCCACCTGCGCCGGTCTTTTGTGCCACGCCGCCCAGGGCCGCAGCGCGCTCCTCGAGGCCGCCGAGACGGCGCCCCGGCAGGGTCTGGCGCGCGTCGGCCATTGGCTGCGCGAGAATTTTTGA
- the ftsZ gene encoding cell division protein FtsZ — translation MPINLTMPEPTELKPRITVIGVGGAGGNAVNNMINAQLEGVEFIVANTDAQALAQTLTERRIQLGTNVTYGLGAGANPEVGRDAALEALDQIMDHLEGSHMAFITAGMGGGTGTGAAAVMAQAAREAGILAVGVVTKPFHFEGARRMAMAEAGIEELKRYVDTLIVIPNQNLFRVANEKTTYAEAFKMADDVLYSGVRGVTDLMIMPGLINLDFADVRAVMGEMGKAMMGTGEAEGEKRALEASEAAISNPLLDDVSMQGATGVLINITGGMDMTLFEVDEAANRVRDEVHAEANIIFGSTFDQNLEGRMRVSIVATGIDSETGQQPLPVPGLRLQVVGGAQTESATEAGSEAETDDVEADAGPAQVRQLAEARTPAVALRSKAPIGPVPAPAPAPAAAVEITPATAEAASETVTSAAVESQPGQPAVAAKETFIPPPPVEPLLKSQPLRAPEPFATAALDNAAKPQKKHLRGPSLLERMTGTGRARQATEEDKKPEPAVAPAAKAVGRVPEERPQPAPAPTPAKTVEATAQVAESPAASTLSPLPNDDDLLDIPAFLRRQAN, via the coding sequence ATGCCGATCAATCTAACTATGCCGGAACCCACCGAGCTAAAACCGAGGATCACCGTCATCGGTGTCGGCGGCGCCGGGGGCAACGCCGTCAACAACATGATCAACGCCCAACTCGAGGGCGTCGAATTCATCGTCGCCAACACCGACGCCCAAGCGTTGGCCCAGACCTTGACCGAGCGCCGTATCCAGCTCGGCACCAACGTCACCTACGGCTTGGGCGCCGGCGCCAATCCCGAGGTCGGCCGCGATGCCGCCCTTGAGGCGCTGGACCAGATCATGGACCATCTGGAAGGCAGCCACATGGCCTTCATCACCGCCGGCATGGGCGGCGGCACTGGCACCGGGGCGGCGGCCGTGATGGCCCAGGCGGCCCGCGAGGCCGGCATCCTGGCCGTCGGCGTGGTGACCAAGCCCTTTCATTTCGAAGGCGCCCGGCGCATGGCCATGGCCGAGGCCGGTATCGAGGAGCTCAAGCGCTACGTCGATACCCTGATCGTCATTCCCAACCAGAACCTGTTCCGTGTGGCCAACGAGAAGACGACCTACGCCGAGGCCTTCAAGATGGCCGACGACGTGCTTTATTCCGGCGTCCGCGGGGTCACCGACCTGATGATCATGCCTGGCCTGATCAACCTCGATTTCGCCGATGTGCGTGCGGTGATGGGCGAGATGGGCAAGGCCATGATGGGCACCGGCGAGGCGGAAGGCGAGAAACGGGCGCTGGAGGCCTCCGAGGCGGCGATTTCCAACCCGCTCTTGGACGATGTTTCCATGCAGGGCGCGACCGGGGTCTTGATCAACATCACCGGCGGCATGGACATGACGCTGTTTGAAGTCGACGAAGCCGCCAACCGGGTGCGCGACGAGGTGCATGCCGAGGCCAACATCATCTTCGGCTCGACCTTCGACCAGAACCTCGAAGGCCGCATGCGGGTGAGCATCGTCGCCACCGGCATCGATTCCGAGACTGGCCAGCAGCCCTTGCCCGTTCCCGGCCTGCGCCTGCAGGTGGTCGGCGGGGCCCAGACCGAGAGCGCCACGGAGGCAGGCTCGGAAGCGGAAACCGACGACGTCGAAGCCGATGCCGGTCCGGCCCAGGTCCGGCAACTGGCCGAAGCCCGCACGCCGGCCGTGGCGCTACGCTCGAAGGCGCCGATCGGTCCGGTTCCGGCCCCGGCCCCGGCCCCGGCAGCGGCAGTCGAAATCACGCCGGCAACAGCCGAGGCAGCGAGCGAAACCGTGACTTCGGCCGCGGTCGAGAGTCAGCCCGGCCAGCCCGCGGTAGCGGCCAAGGAGACGTTCATCCCACCGCCGCCGGTCGAGCCCCTGCTCAAGAGCCAACCTCTGCGGGCCCCCGAGCCCTTCGCCACGGCGGCACTCGACAACGCTGCCAAGCCGCAGAAGAAGCATCTTCGCGGGCCCAGCCTGCTGGAGCGCATGACCGGCACCGGGCGGGCGCGCCAGGCGACGGAGGAGGACAAAAAGCCCGAACCCGCCGTAGCGCCGGCGGCCAAGGCAGTCGGCCGGGTGCCCGAAGAGCGGCCCCAGCCGGCTCCGG
- a CDS encoding FtsQ-type POTRA domain-containing protein: MPALMRHSMPRDLGRLKSKSRPANRNRGGRQGRRQGLNRRLLGSALALSAAALLALAGYWLVRHDYPGRAVAWNEEQFDKAIEGAGLSIVDVVVQGRHETSRRDLARALAAPKGGSIIAFDNKAAQRRIEALGWVARAAVARRLPHTIAVTLVERRPFAIWRRGRRHSLIDREGVVIGDRIAKRYADLLVLEGRQAPAQAGALVDLLARQPALYARVVAARRQGGRRWDVRLQNGVWVRLPEDDGAQAWARLAVLEHEHRILSRQLQVIDLRLPDRLIVRLTPGAAARRRHPGKST; this comes from the coding sequence ATGCCAGCGTTGATGCGCCATAGCATGCCCCGCGACTTGGGGCGCTTGAAAAGCAAGTCCCGGCCCGCCAACCGCAATCGGGGAGGCCGACAGGGCCGCCGCCAGGGCCTCAACCGCCGCCTGCTGGGCAGCGCTCTGGCGCTCAGCGCCGCCGCGCTGCTGGCCCTGGCGGGTTACTGGCTGGTGCGCCACGACTATCCCGGCCGCGCCGTGGCCTGGAACGAAGAGCAATTCGACAAGGCCATAGAGGGCGCCGGCCTGAGCATCGTCGACGTCGTCGTCCAGGGTCGCCACGAGACCAGCCGGCGCGACCTGGCTCGCGCCCTGGCCGCCCCCAAGGGCGGCTCGATCATCGCCTTCGACAACAAAGCCGCCCAGCGCCGCATCGAGGCCCTGGGCTGGGTAGCCCGGGCCGCGGTGGCACGGCGGCTGCCCCACACCATCGCCGTAACCCTCGTCGAGCGCCGGCCCTTCGCCATCTGGCGGCGCGGCCGGCGGCATTCGCTGATCGACCGCGAGGGCGTCGTCATCGGCGACCGCATCGCCAAGCGCTACGCCGACCTGCTGGTATTGGAGGGGCGCCAGGCGCCGGCCCAGGCGGGCGCGTTGGTCGACTTGCTGGCGCGTCAGCCGGCGCTCTATGCCCGCGTTGTCGCGGCCCGCCGCCAGGGCGGCCGGCGCTGGGACGTGCGCTTGCAGAACGGCGTCTGGGTGCGACTGCCCGAGGACGACGGCGCCCAGGCCTGGGCTCGCCTGGCGGTACTGGAGCACGAGCACCGCATTCTTTCGCGGCAGTTACAGGTCATCGACCTGCGCCTGCCGGACCGTCTGATCGTGCGCCTGACGCCCGGGGCGGCAGCGCGGCGACGCCATCCCGGCAAGAGCACCTGA
- the murB gene encoding UDP-N-acetylmuramate dehydrogenase has translation MAAEAQPPSLIEQLPPVRGRLSENVALSGITWFRVGGPAEVMFRPADCDDLADFLRQRPPEVPLTVIGVGSNLLVRDGGVPGLVLRLGRGFARITCRQQRIRVGAAALDANVALTAKLAGLSGLEFLSGIPGTIGGALRMNAGAYGREIKDVLVEAEAIDPQGQAHLLSPADLDFGYRRSGLPEDWIVTAAVLAGEPAEPETVAHRMAAIRQAREASQPVRSRTGGSTFRNPQGAQGPKAWELIDQAGCRGLRRGGAMVSEQHCNFLINTGRATAADLESLGEEVRRRVAAETGIELHWEIRRIGRHRELPT, from the coding sequence ATGGCCGCCGAAGCCCAGCCTCCCAGCCTGATCGAGCAACTGCCACCGGTGCGCGGCCGACTGAGCGAGAACGTCGCGCTCTCCGGCATCACCTGGTTCCGGGTGGGCGGTCCGGCCGAGGTCATGTTCCGCCCCGCCGACTGCGACGACCTGGCGGATTTCCTGCGCCAGCGCCCGCCCGAGGTGCCGCTGACGGTGATCGGCGTGGGCTCGAACCTGTTGGTGCGCGACGGCGGTGTGCCGGGCCTGGTCCTTCGCCTGGGCCGTGGCTTCGCCCGCATCACCTGCCGCCAACAACGGATCCGCGTGGGCGCCGCGGCGCTGGACGCCAACGTCGCGCTAACGGCCAAGCTGGCCGGCCTTTCCGGGCTCGAATTCCTCAGCGGCATTCCCGGCACCATCGGCGGCGCGCTGCGCATGAACGCCGGCGCCTATGGCCGTGAAATCAAGGACGTGCTGGTCGAGGCCGAGGCCATCGACCCGCAGGGCCAGGCACATCTGCTGAGCCCGGCCGACCTCGACTTCGGCTACCGCCGATCGGGCCTGCCCGAGGACTGGATCGTTACCGCCGCCGTGCTGGCCGGCGAGCCGGCCGAGCCGGAAACCGTGGCTCACCGCATGGCCGCCATTCGCCAAGCCCGCGAGGCCAGCCAGCCGGTGCGCAGCCGCACCGGCGGCTCGACCTTCCGCAACCCCCAAGGCGCCCAGGGCCCCAAGGCCTGGGAGCTCATCGATCAGGCCGGCTGCCGGGGCTTGAGGCGCGGCGGCGCCATGGTTTCGGAACAGCACTGCAACTTCCTCATCAACACCGGCCGTGCCACCGCCGCCGATCTCGAATCCCTGGGCGAGGAGGTGCGCCGGCGCGTCGCCGCCGAGACCGGCATCGAGCTGCACTGGGAGATCCGCCGCATCGGCCGCCACCGGGAGCTGCCGACTTGA